In the Kineosporia sp. NBRC 101731 genome, GCCTTCCTCGTCAAGCGCGCCCGGACCGTAGCGCAAATCTGGGAACCGATTGGAGTTGAACTGTGAACCTTCCCGATGACACGTTCCTCGGCTACCTGATCTGCGATGAGGCCTGGTACGCCGAGACACTGAGGCGAACGGGTGCCGCGAGGAAGTACCCCGAGATCATGGTCTCGGCTTCGGCGCGCGGCGGTGGCTGTGCGTGGGAGTTCCCGATCGAGGAGTTCGAGCTCGGTGGGAGGATGGTTACTCGGGCCCGGATTTTCAACGAGTCCTATGTGGCATTCCAGCAGGTCCCGGAACTGTTCGAGCTGCTGGCCGAACGCCGCCCGCAGACCTTGCAGCATGTCCGGGAGATCCTGGATGAGCTGGGCGCTGTCGATGAAACCCAGCGCGTCACACCCGAGCGCTACCGGACGTTGTCGTGAGCGTCGCGGAACTGGGCGCCGGCCACCCGACGGTCATCACCGAGCCCGGCATGTATGACCTACCGGAGAGGGTGTACCTGTCAGACCCGACACCAAACGGCTCGATGTCGTCGTCGACAGCGAGGCGCATTCTCAAGCCGGGCGGGCCGCGGCGCGTGCAGTGGGAGCGCAAGCACCCGCAGTTCAAGGACGCATACGACCTGGGCACCGTTACCCACCTGCACGTGCTCGGCAAGGGCGCCGAAGTGGTCGAGGTCGAGGCGTCGTCATGGCAGACCAAAGCGGCGCAGGCCGAGCGGGATGCGGCACGCGCCGAGGGCAAGACGCCAATCTTGACGAAGGATCTGCTGAAGGCGAAGGCCATGGCCCGAGCGGTCCTCTCCCACAAGCGGGTCCGTGAACTGGGGCTGTTCAAGGACGGGAATGGCCTGGCTGAGCAGTCGATCTTCTGGGATGACGAGGAGCACGGGATCACGCGTCGGGCGATGCTCGACTGGTTTGGTGACATCCCCGCGGACCTGAAGACGACGAACGATGCGTCACCTGAGGCGATCGCGAAAGCTGTTTACAGCTACGGGTATGACCAGCAGGACGACTGGTATCGGGCGGCGATCCGCTCCACCGGGCACGATGACAACCCGCCGTTCCTGTTCGTTTTCGTCGAGACCGAGGCGCCGCACTTCGTGGCCGTGGTCGAGCTCGATGACGCGTTCCTGGACCGGGGAGAGCGCCGCAACCGGGCGGGCATGGAGCGGTGGGCCAACTGCCGGGAGTCGGGGATCTGGCCCGGTTACACCGAAGAGATTCAGACCATCAGCCCGCCGCGGTGGGCACGCTACGAGGGGGACGACCTGTGACTGTCGAGACTTACACCATGCCCGAGGTTCCCGAAGCCAGTGGGAACCTGGACGGCCTGATCCAGTGGACGCAGGCCGCCGACGCGGTCTACAAGGTCGCGCAGAAGATCTGTGAGACCACGTTCTGCCCGGCCGCGTACCAGCGGAAGCCGTTCGAGGCGACTGCCGCGATCCTCGCTGGTTCGGAGGTCGGTCTCTCGCCGATGGCTGCACTGAAGGCATTCGATGTCATCCAGGGCCAGGCTGCGCCTCGCGCGATCACGTTGCGGGCCATCGTGCAGTCCCGTGGCCACACGATCGAGGTCGTCGAGCAGACGGGCGTCCGGGCCGTCGTCCGCGGCCGGCGGGTGGGCCAGGACGAGTGGCAGACGTCGACGTGGGATCTGGACCGGGCCCGTGGTCTCCAGCTCTTGTCGAAGGACAACTGGAAGAAGCAGCCGGGCGCGATGCTGGTGGCGCGTGCGACGTCGGAGTGTGCGCGGCTCATCGCGGCTGACGCAATCCTCGGTATCCCGTACTGCGCGGAGGAGCTGGAGGACGGCGTCTACCAGGTCACGGAGGCGCGTCCCGGCCGGGCGAAGGTTGCCGGGCGGGCGCTGGAGGCGATCCCGGACCAGCGTGCGCCGGAGGTCGAGGCGACAGCCATCGAGAGTGGCGAGCCGCAAGCTCGGGCGGACGTCAGCGGTTCGGTCGAGATGATCGACCAGGAGCAGGTGGCAGCGCTGGGTGAGATCTGGAAGGCGCTGAAGGTCACTGCGCGGGAACGCAAGGCTCGCGTTACGGCGGCTGTCATCGGGCGTGAGGTGGCGTCTTCGACGGACATGACGTACGCGGAGGCCGACAAGCTGCTGTTGGAGCTGGCTGAGGTCATGGCGTGCGAGGACCCGGCGGCCGAGTTGGACCTGATTGTGGCCCGAGCGCCTGGCGACGTCGTTCCGGAGCCGAAGTGATCCGCGAGCCGGGCGGCCCCCGGTTCCGTCGTGCCGCGGAGATGCTCCGCGATGACCCGTGGCTGGTCGACGAGACGGTCAGCAACAGCGCTGCGGGCAATCTCGACGAGGCGGCGCTGTTGCTGGATCGTGCGTTGATCGGTGACGTGGATGAGCGGCTGTCGACGGTGGACTGGCCGATGCTGTGGGTGGTCGTCCGCCGTGTCGAGCGGGAAGCGACGGTCCCGGCATGACCCATGTCGAGACCAGGTTCGAGCTGGTCTTCCCGGTCGCTGACGTGAAGCTGTTCATCAACGCGAACGACCGCACCCACTGGCGGGTGCGTCATCGCAAGACGAAGCACTGGCGGGGCGTGGCCAAGTTGATGGCCTCTTCGGCCCGGAATCGTGGCGGGTTGCCGCTGATGGAGCGTGCGGCGATCACGGTGTGGTTCACGTTTCCGACGTTGCACCGGCGCGACGTTGCGAACCTCTACCCAACGGCGAAAGCACTTCTCGACGGCGTGGTTGATGCTGGGGTCCTCCCGGACGACAACGACAAGCACGTGCTGGGCCCGGACTGCCGGCGCGAGCCGGGTAAGGGGCCGTTGTCGATGCGGATGGTGTTCGAGCCGCTAGATCCCTCGTGACCGCGCCCCGGTGTGTGGTGCGGGTGGTGTGCGCGTCGGAGTCGTGCTGGCTGGCCGCTGAGCTCCCGGCTGCGGTGTGCCGGGTGACCTCGGACGAGCATGGCCTGATTCTGATGTGGCCGTGTGGCGGGTGCGGGTGTGGCTGGGTCCGCCCTGTGGGCAAGGACCAGGTCGCGCTGCTGCGGGCGTCGGCGGTCGAGTGGACGCCAGGGGCGCTGGCCCTGGCGGCGCGGCTGCTGCATCCCGCAGGGCTCTGACGTGTGGCTCTCGCGCCCGGCCGATCTCCGGGCGCGGGGGCGACACATCAGTGTCGATGAAACAAGGAGCTGAGATGGGCAAGAGCAATGACGTTTCGGTAGAGGTCATCGATCCGGCGAGGGCTACCGCACTGCTTGCCACACAGAAGAAGAACCGCCTGCTGGGGCATGACAAGGTGAAGCAGTATGCGGGCGACATGAAGGCCGGCCGTTGGCGTTCCCGCTGCAGCACTCTGCATATTGACTGGAACGGCGCCTTGATCGACGGTCAGCATCGGCTGCACGCGGTCATTGCTGCGGGCTTGGGGCAAGAGTTCATTGTGAGCCGCGGCCACGATCCAGATGACCAGAACCATCTGGACAACGGCAAGAACAGGACCGCGGCCCAGCAGATGGGCCTGAACGGCGTGCCTGTCCCCGGAAAGCAGGCACCTGTGGCGCGCAACCTTCGGGCGTTCGACGAGGGCGCCCTGCAGGCGAGCATGGGCAACAGGAGCGGTGGCGCCTTCCCGGCGAAGCTCGCAACGATGGAAGCCCAGAAGGCCGAGGAGAAACTGATCCTGTGGGCTATCGGTCTGGCGGGGCCGAAGGCGGTCAAGCGGACGGCGTTCTCGGCGGCGTCGCTGCATTCTGCGGCGGCAATCATCGTCCGGCAGAGCGAGCTTCCTGCAGTGACCGCGGAGGCGGTGGAGGAGTTCTTCGATGAGTGGCTGAACCCGAAGCGGCCGATCGTCAGCAAGGCCATCACGTGGTTGAACGCCCTGGATCCCGGCACGTACACCAGCAAGCCGGGGCCCGCTCAGGTGGGGGCGTTGATCCGATCGTGGAACGACCACCGTGGAGGACATCGGTCGCGGTCTGGTGTCGCCTTGCAGGGCAAGGACGGGAAGTGGATTCCGTTCCCTGACCAAATCGCTCCTTAACGTGCCCCGCCGGCATCCTCGCCGCCGTGTTCCCCCGCCGCGCCGGACCAGTTGGTTGGTTTGCTCGAAGCGGTGCATGGACGAGGCGGAAGCTGGCCGAGTCCTGGCCCGGTACCGCGATCGCCGGGAGCGTGGCTGGGCGGATCCAACGAGGCCGTACACGGCCATCTATGAGTGCAGCGTCTGCGGTACAGGCGTCTGGCATTTGACGACGAAACCACAAGGGGAGAAGACGAAGTGACAACGACTGAGGATGAGATCGTTCCGGACGACACGTCCGCGCTGGGTACACCGGTGGACACGGGGCCGGCCCGGATGATCCTGAAGGTGTCGGCGCGCGACCTGCGGGCGGGCCTGACGTCGGTGAAGGAGCACCAGTCGCTGGATGACCTGCTCCCGGAGCTGTGCCGGATGCGGGCCTACGTGCGGTCGGGGAATCTGTTCCTCTCGGCCACGGACCGGTTCACGCTGGGCATGGCGTGTGTGTCCGTGTGGGAGAACGAGTACGACGATGACGGCGAGTTCTTCGACCTGTCCCGGGTGCAGGTCGGCGAGATGCTGGCGATGTTCAAGGCGGGCAAGTCGTCAGACGACATCGCCGATGACTTCCTGGAGATCAGGGTGTCGGACCGGTTCATCGTGGTGACCGATGTCGCGGGCATGATCCCGGGCAAGTCGGTGTCGTGGCCGCGGATCGAGAACGCCGACGGGTTCCCGAATCTGGTCGACATGATGGGTCGGATTCAGGGCCTGGCCGGGACGGCGACCAGTAGCGCGATGCACACCAACGGGAAGATGCTCAAGCGGTTCGACGCGGCCACGAAGGTGTACGAGAACGTCCTGACGATCCGTCCGACAGGCGAGAAGGCCGGGGCTTTGGCGATGGCATGCGGGGAGTCGTTCCGCGGCGCGCTGATGCCGGTGCCGCTGGCCGAGTTGGCGCTGGCCGAGTTGGAGGCGAACGACCGGGCGTGGGATCAGTGGCTTGGGGCCGTGGACATCGGTACGGGCGAGCTCCCGCCGATCGTGCCGGCCCCACGTGACCCGGAGCCCGACGTCGCCGAGGTCGAGGTGCTGGCCGGCCAGACGGACGCGGTCGAGGCCGCTGGTCTGGAGCTCCTGATCGCTGCGGCC is a window encoding:
- a CDS encoding DNA translocase FtsK is translated as MTTTEDEIVPDDTSALGTPVDTGPARMILKVSARDLRAGLTSVKEHQSLDDLLPELCRMRAYVRSGNLFLSATDRFTLGMACVSVWENEYDDDGEFFDLSRVQVGEMLAMFKAGKSSDDIADDFLEIRVSDRFIVVTDVAGMIPGKSVSWPRIENADGFPNLVDMMGRIQGLAGTATSSAMHTNGKMLKRFDAATKVYENVLTIRPTGEKAGALAMACGESFRGALMPVPLAELALAELEANDRAWDQWLGAVDIGTGELPPIVPAPRDPEPDVAEVEVLAGQTDAVEAAGLELLIAAAELVVTEQYCTKAMLQRKLRVGFVKAADLLIELEQENIVGPEADEKFPVLVAVEDLPELLADLREGPASE
- a CDS encoding PD-(D/E)XK nuclease-like domain-containing protein, with protein sequence MSVAELGAGHPTVITEPGMYDLPERVYLSDPTPNGSMSSSTARRILKPGGPRRVQWERKHPQFKDAYDLGTVTHLHVLGKGAEVVEVEASSWQTKAAQAERDAARAEGKTPILTKDLLKAKAMARAVLSHKRVRELGLFKDGNGLAEQSIFWDDEEHGITRRAMLDWFGDIPADLKTTNDASPEAIAKAVYSYGYDQQDDWYRAAIRSTGHDDNPPFLFVFVETEAPHFVAVVELDDAFLDRGERRNRAGMERWANCRESGIWPGYTEEIQTISPPRWARYEGDDL